Proteins co-encoded in one Papaver somniferum cultivar HN1 chromosome 5, ASM357369v1, whole genome shotgun sequence genomic window:
- the LOC113282636 gene encoding probable polyamine transporter At1g31830, with amino-acid sequence MGEFDNVQYTEVDMGGVPVLDNIKKVSMVPLIFLIFYEVSGGPFGIEDTVKAAGPLLALLGFLVFPFIWSVPEALITAEMGTMFPENGGYVTWVASALGPYWGFMQGWMKWLSGVIDNALYPVLFLDYLKSAIPALGGGWPRALAVVVLTIAFTYMNYRGLTIVGWFAVFLGVFSIVPFVIMGLISIPKLEPSSWLVVDIHNVSWGLYLNTLFWNLNYWDSISTLAGEVDNPKKTLPKALFYALILVVCAYFFPLLIGTGAVPVERDSWTDGYFSDIAKIIGGVWLRYWVQAAAALSNMGCFVTEMSSDSFQLLGMAERGIIPEFFGKRSCYGTPSVGILFSASGVLLLSSMSFQEIVAAENFLYCFGMILEFIAFIRLRMKYHAVARPYKIPVGTVGSILMCVPPTILICVVLALASFKVMLVSFAAIVIGSILPPLFGYTEKMGWLRFSTSAALPDLFALNRDSAQSLVH; translated from the coding sequence ATGGGGGAGTTCGATAATGTGCAGTATACTGAAGTTGATATGGGAGGGGTTCCAGTGTTAGATAACATCAAAAAAGTTTCTATGGTGCCCCTCATTTTTCTCATCTTCTATGAGGTATCTGGAGGACCATTTGGTATTGAAGATACCGTTAAGGCAGCTGGTCCTCTCCTTGCTCTATTAGGTTTCTTGGTTTTTCCGTTCATATGGAGTGTGCCGGAAGCACTGATCACTGCAGAAATGGGTACCATGTTTCCAGAAAATGGAGGTTATGTAACCTGGGTTGCATCAGCTTTGGGTCCTTATTGGGGTTTTATGCAAGGTTGGATGAAATGGCTTAGCGGGGTTATTGATAATGCTTTGTACCCTGTCTTGTTTCTGGATTATTTGAAATCAGCTATCCCTGCTTTAGGTGGAGGTTGGCCGAGGGCGTTGGCAGTTGTGGTTTTAACAATAGCTTTTACTTACATGAACTATAGAGGTTTAACTATTGTAGGGTGGTTCGCTGTCTTCTTAGGAGTCTTCTCAATTGTTCCTTTCGTGATTATGGGGCTTATTTCAATCCCCAAATTGGAACCTTCCAGTTGGCTTGTGGTAGATATTCATAACGTCAGTTGGGGTTTATATCTGAACACgctcttttggaatttgaattattGGGATTCGATAAGTACTCTGGCTGGAGAAGTTGATAACCCCAAAAAGACTCTTCCAAAGGCTTTATTTTACGCCTTAATCTTGGTTGTCTGTGCGTACTTCTTCCCTCTTCTTATTGGTACGGGTGCTGTCCCAGTTGAACGTGATTCGTGGACTGATGGATATTTTTCAGACATTGCAAAAATCATAGGAGGGGTCTGGTTGAGATATTGGGTACAAGCTGCTGCAGCATTATCAAACATGGGGTGTTTTGTAACCGAGATGAGTAGTGATTCTTTCCAACTTCTCGGGATGGCAGAGCGTGGAATTATTCCGGAGTTCTTTGGGAAGAGATCATGTTATGGTACCCCTTCAGTTGGTATTTTGTTCTCTGCTTCAGGAGTGCTTTTGTTGTCCTCAATGAGCTTTCAAGAGATTGTCGCTGCAGAGAACTTTCTTTACTGTTTTGGGATGATACTGGAGTTTATAGCATTTATTCGCTTAAGGATGAAGTACCATGCGGTGGCTAGGCCTTATAAAATACCTGTTGGAACAGTTGGTTCTATATTAATGTGTGTTCCTCCAACTATATTGATTTGTGTGGTTTTAGCTCTTGCTTCATTCAAGGTAATGCTCGTAAGTTTCGCAGCAATTGTGATTGGGTCCATTTTGCCACCTTTGTTTGGATACACTGAGAAAATGGGATGGTTAAGGTTCTCTACTAGCGCTGCTCTTCCTGATCTCTTTGCTTTAAATCGAGACAGTGCCCAATCTTTAGTCCattaa